A region from the bacterium genome encodes:
- a CDS encoding TonB-dependent receptor codes for MKKRYALLFSSLLSILIILTSTHYLIAGTTGKVRGIITDGTTGQPLIGANIILENTFLGAAANLKGEYYIINVPPGIYTIRATMMGYKSLRIQNVRVSVDLTTTINISMNPAVVETGKSVTIVAKREMVVKDLTASTAVVDAAAMRSLPISEVSEAVQLQAGIVRDAGGGLHVRGGRSGEVSYWIDGVPVTDVYDGSSVVEVNKDMVQELQVVSGAFNAEYGQAMSGIVNITTKQGNNKFGGSFTSYIGDHISSHESIFMGINDINPLALKNIEASIHGPIVKDKIFFYVNARSYRSDGWLYGKRKYNPEASTIAMQGINGDWLEENAPDYFASSKVTDPVNNLRGFQYILGTNRQIDSLVTWQMLPDSKRTVPDSFYTYYNMLRNNHKNGKGDGAYVPMNWNKKFYAQAKLIYRITPSLRLTYNFIYDNVRYNDYERDFLLNPDGATSKFRVGETHIVQLVHTISNRTFYKIAFSHYTKGFKRYLYEDMHDPGYVHPDFSLQQAYSFKTGGTSNTNFQRETGTSVLKGDLTSQITNTHQIKTGVEYRVYKVSQQDISLRPSVNQSQIDLVFDNPYIKTRVMPDSTIYSSRYVHHPKAISAYIQDKMEFKDMIVNIGVRFDYFSPDGVVLNDESDPTITNPIRAENRYHDWGSDGVPNTHDADGTEGNGIWDAGEPAVTISERENYWYGRAKSKFQVSPRIGFSFPITEGGVIHFSYGHFFQVPRFELLYQNPDFELGSGTGNVGIIGNADLEPEQTISGELGIQQMLSDDIALSLTGYFRDVRNLTGTRAKEIVLFGGAAKYSKFINSDFGFIRGIVVALDKRFSNKFSASVDYTMQIAKGTNSDPDQARNALAGGTLPEVQLTSLNWDQKHTVNASFSYSDKNWGFSLLGQWGSGFPYTPRATTDISTLLTNSERKPGTYNVDLRAYRDFKIGSGKLTLFMRVFNLFDTLNELNVYNDTGRAGFTTDELTAASTNPSQYINSLNQWFTNAAFYSQPRRVEIGFTYSF; via the coding sequence ATGAAAAAAAGATATGCGTTGCTTTTTTCATCCCTTCTTTCGATTCTGATTATTTTAACATCTACCCACTATTTAATTGCCGGAACAACCGGCAAAGTAAGAGGAATAATTACTGACGGGACAACGGGACAGCCTTTGATCGGCGCAAATATTATACTGGAAAATACCTTTCTCGGCGCAGCAGCTAATTTAAAGGGAGAGTACTATATAATTAATGTACCGCCGGGAATTTATACTATCCGTGCAACTATGATGGGCTATAAATCTCTTAGAATACAAAATGTCAGGGTTTCGGTTGACTTGACTACTACAATAAATATTTCTATGAATCCTGCAGTAGTTGAAACAGGGAAAAGCGTTACTATTGTAGCAAAGAGAGAAATGGTTGTAAAAGATTTAACCGCTTCCACGGCTGTTGTTGATGCAGCTGCAATGAGGTCTCTTCCAATCTCTGAGGTTTCAGAAGCTGTTCAACTGCAGGCAGGAATTGTTCGTGATGCAGGAGGCGGGCTTCATGTACGCGGGGGCAGGAGCGGAGAAGTAAGTTACTGGATAGACGGAGTTCCCGTAACAGATGTTTATGACGGCAGTTCTGTGGTTGAAGTAAATAAAGACATGGTTCAGGAACTGCAGGTTGTAAGCGGAGCCTTTAATGCCGAATATGGGCAGGCGATGTCAGGTATAGTTAATATAACAACTAAACAGGGAAATAATAAATTCGGAGGCTCTTTCACTTCTTATATTGGCGATCACATTAGCAGTCATGAATCAATATTCATGGGTATTAACGATATTAATCCCCTTGCTCTGAAAAATATCGAAGCAAGTATCCACGGCCCGATTGTCAAAGATAAAATATTTTTCTATGTGAATGCACGTTCATACAGATCAGACGGATGGCTTTATGGTAAACGCAAATACAATCCGGAAGCTTCAACAATTGCAATGCAGGGGATCAATGGTGACTGGCTGGAAGAAAACGCCCCTGACTATTTTGCCTCCAGTAAAGTTACAGACCCCGTGAATAATCTTCGTGGTTTCCAGTATATTTTGGGTACTAACAGGCAAATTGATTCTCTTGTCACATGGCAGATGCTGCCGGACTCCAAAAGAACTGTTCCTGACAGTTTCTACACTTATTACAACATGCTTAGAAATAATCATAAAAACGGTAAAGGCGACGGAGCCTATGTACCCATGAACTGGAATAAAAAATTCTATGCACAGGCAAAATTGATTTACAGAATTACTCCGTCTTTGCGGTTAACGTATAATTTTATATATGATAATGTCCGATACAATGACTATGAGAGAGATTTTCTGCTTAATCCTGACGGCGCAACAAGTAAATTCCGTGTCGGAGAAACACATATTGTGCAGTTGGTCCATACAATAAGCAACAGGACATTTTACAAAATAGCTTTCTCTCATTATACAAAAGGATTTAAAAGGTATCTCTACGAAGACATGCATGACCCCGGATATGTTCATCCTGATTTTTCTCTGCAGCAGGCTTATTCATTTAAAACAGGAGGAACATCTAATACTAATTTCCAAAGAGAAACAGGAACATCTGTTCTCAAAGGAGATCTGACAAGCCAGATTACTAATACGCACCAGATAAAAACAGGTGTTGAATACAGGGTGTATAAAGTATCTCAACAGGATATCTCTTTAAGGCCCTCTGTTAATCAGTCTCAGATAGACCTTGTTTTTGACAACCCGTATATAAAGACACGCGTAATGCCTGACAGTACAATTTATTCAAGCAGATATGTTCATCATCCAAAAGCTATATCCGCTTATATTCAGGATAAGATGGAATTTAAAGATATGATTGTAAATATCGGTGTCAGATTCGACTATTTTTCTCCTGACGGAGTTGTACTTAATGATGAAAGCGATCCGACTATTACAAATCCTATACGTGCTGAAAACAGATATCACGATTGGGGAAGTGACGGAGTGCCCAACACTCACGATGCTGACGGTACGGAAGGCAACGGAATATGGGATGCAGGAGAACCTGCAGTCACTATCTCAGAGAGGGAAAATTATTGGTACGGCAGAGCAAAAAGCAAGTTTCAGGTTAGTCCCCGTATAGGCTTTTCATTCCCTATTACCGAAGGGGGAGTTATCCATTTTTCCTACGGCCACTTTTTCCAGGTACCAAGGTTTGAGCTGCTTTATCAGAACCCTGATTTTGAGCTCGGATCAGGAACGGGTAATGTAGGAATTATAGGCAATGCAGACCTTGAGCCGGAGCAGACCATCAGCGGAGAGCTGGGGATTCAGCAGATGCTGAGTGATGATATAGCTTTATCCTTAACCGGTTATTTTCGCGATGTGAGGAACCTTACAGGAACAAGGGCTAAGGAGATAGTACTTTTCGGAGGAGCTGCAAAGTACAGTAAATTCATCAACAGTGATTTCGGATTTATCAGAGGTATTGTTGTGGCTCTTGATAAAAGATTCTCAAATAAGTTCAGTGCGTCAGTTGATTATACCATGCAGATTGCAAAAGGCACTAATTCAGATCCTGATCAGGCACGGAATGCGCTTGCAGGCGGAACCCTTCCTGAAGTTCAGCTTACTTCTTTAAACTGGGATCAGAAACATACTGTTAATGCATCTTTTTCATACAGTGATAAGAACTGGGGTTTCAGCCTTCTCGGGCAGTGGGGAAGCGGATTTCCATACACACCGAGAGCTACTACAGACATATCCACCCTTCTTACAAACAGCGAGAGAAAACCGGGAACGTACAATGTTGATTTAAGGGCTTACAGGGATTTCAAAATAGGATCAGGTAAATTGACTCTGTTTATGAGAGTTTTCAATCTGTTTGATACTTTAAATGAGCTTAATGTATACAATGATACAGGCCGCGCAGGATTTACTACAGATGAATTAACAGCAGCATCAACCAATCCTTCGCAGTATATAAATTCTCTTAATCAATGGTTTACAAATGCAGCATTTTATTCTCAGCCGAGAAGAGTTGAGATAGGGTTTACATATTCTTTTTAG